The Candidatus Obscuribacterales bacterium sequence GGCAACGATAGCACCATCACGCATCTTCTCGAAGTGCTTGCCGTCAATTACGTGACGGTTGCCTGTTACGGTGATGAAGATGTCGCCAATTTCAGCAGCTTCGTCAATCGGCATTACACGGAATCCATCCATTACAGCTTCTACTGCACGAATTGGATTTACTTCGGTGATGATCACGTTGGCGCCAAGACCACGTCCACGCATTGCCGTGCCCTTACCGCACCATCCATAACCGAGAACAACCAAATTACGTCCGGCAATCAATCTATTGGTGGCACGAATAACACCATCGAGAGTTGATTGACCCGTGCCGTAACGATTGTCGAACAAGTGTTTTGTTTGTGCGTTGTTTACAGCAATTGCCGGGAAAGGCAATGCTCCGTCACGCTGCATCGACTCTAAACGAGTGATACCAGTTGTAGTTTCTTCTGTAGAGCCAAGAATGTCCTTCACCTGATCAGGGCGCTCGAGTACAAGAGTCGCTACCAAATCAGAACCATCATCAATGATGAAATTCGGTTTGTGATCTAGAGCAATTTGCACATGGCGGTGATATGTCGGGATGTCTTCGCCTTTAATTGCATAGACGGCCATGTCGTGTTTAGAAACGAGAGCCGCAGCCACATCGTCTTGAGTAGACAACGGATTGGAAGCGATAAGCAACGCATCAGCTCCACCGGCTTTCAATGTTAGGGCAAGATTTGCGGTCTCGGTTGTGACGTGCGCACAAACGGATACTTTCAAGCCCTTAAACGGTTGTTCTTTGGCGAAACGATCCCGAATTAAACGAAGAACCGGCATGTCGCGCTCTGCCCACTCAATACGCGTTTGCCCTTGTTCAGCCAAATTCAAGTCTTTGACTTCGCACTTAGCCATAGTCTTATTACTCACTTTGAAACCTCAACTGCTGACAATACATTTGAAATAAGTGCCCATGTTAGCAGGCTTAGGAAAACCAGCCAGGCACTTGCGTTCACCTTTGTTTCCAAGAGATTATACGCGACGCGCGCCTCGCAATGCCAGCGATATCCAACTACCCCAAAATAATACATACGATTGTTTACAAAAGCCTGACTAGAAGCAGTTTGCTGTGAAACCACAGCCGTGAAGTCAATAAGAGAAAAGTACCTTGCCCCTGACAAATGTTAAATCATTAGCGCTTCCTTAAAAACCCAGATAGCAACTCCGTTTCCAAGGGTACAGATCACTTACAGAGGGTAAGCCTCCACAAGGGAATCCCCAGGACGGTATCTATGGCATCAACGCGGAAACTAGCATCAATAGCATTGCTCTTAACCCTAGCGGTTTCGATAGCTCCGGATGCCAGCGCTCGATTTTTGCACGGTTATCTAAAGAAAGACCGAGCTGCTGCCAGCACCACCGATGGTGCCCAGCAATTGCAGCCATCTTCTTTTCCATCTACATATGAAGGACTCTGGCGCTGTCAGAGTACAGTCATTGATTCGCAAATCAATATCGTGCCGCCAGGACACAAACTAACCTCTGTTATCCGCTTTGTAAAAAATACAAACGGCAGACTAATTGCGCAATGGGTACAGCCCGGCTGGAATGAAACCCAAACATCTGTTCAAAAATTCAACGAAAGCGAAGCCAAATTGGATCGCACCAATGTCTACTCAGGCGACGGCAACTCATCCTGGGCAGCACGCTCGCAGGATGTTTTCACGCAAATCGATGACGCCACCATGGTGGCACAAAGCGAAGTAGACCAATATATGGATGGTGTATATATCGGGAGATATCGCACCGAGTCGATTTTGTCGCGCATTACTCAGCCTGAGGACTTGTCGTCTACAGGCAAAGCAATGGCAAATAACTAATATATACTGCGGCGCTGCTAGTGCGGTGGCCCCGACGACCCACAGGGTCGTCTCCTTGTCTGCTATCCAGCATCCGGTGAGCGCTCACCGGCGACCGTTACTTTTTAAGTCCGCTCCGTAGCTCCAATGTCGCTACTTCACTACCGCCGCTCTTGCTTCGCTTCTTTGTCCTATTTAGCTGTAACGCGGTCTTTTTCTTTGCTGCGGAATTGAGCAAACGCTTCGCGTCCGGCGTAGTGTGCCGCATCACCCAGCATTCTTTCTATGCGCAACAATTGGTTGTATTTAGCAGTACGTTCCGAACGA is a genomic window containing:
- the ahcY gene encoding adenosylhomocysteinase translates to MSNKTMAKCEVKDLNLAEQGQTRIEWAERDMPVLRLIRDRFAKEQPFKGLKVSVCAHVTTETANLALTLKAGGADALLIASNPLSTQDDVAAALVSKHDMAVYAIKGEDIPTYHRHVQIALDHKPNFIIDDGSDLVATLVLERPDQVKDILGSTEETTTGITRLESMQRDGALPFPAIAVNNAQTKHLFDNRYGTGQSTLDGVIRATNRLIAGRNLVVLGYGWCGKGTAMRGRGLGANVIITEVNPIRAVEAVMDGFRVMPIDEAAEIGDIFITVTGNRHVIDGKHFEKMRDGAIVANSGHFDLELNLQALEKNCKSHRPVREFMEEFTLKNGNKIYVLAEGRLVNLSCAEGHPASVMDMSFANQALSLEYLVKNKGKLKAGLHVLPEAVDTEIAALKLNSMGVKIDSLTKEMVEYMGSWKVGT